A single genomic interval of Camelina sativa cultivar DH55 chromosome 11, Cs, whole genome shotgun sequence harbors:
- the LOC109127264 gene encoding uncharacterized protein LOC109127264, which translates to MQNARNELIFKGKEINPQDTVRKALEDADEWKHRKQKEDVEGTLPVSRSIIDQKWRPPSEDWVKCNTDGAWNGVENQSGTGWVLRDKEGSVKWIGAQAIRRAKSAIEVELEAIRRALVMLSRLNYDRIIVESDSLGAVNLLNNEEIWPVFAPMLQDIHDFFR; encoded by the exons ATGCAGAAT GCAAGAAACGAGCTCATTTTTAAAGGAAAGGAAATTAACCCTCAGGACACGGTAAGAAAAGCTTTGGAGGATGCTGATGAGTGGAAACATAGAAAGCAGAAGGAAGACGTAGAAGGAACGCTCCCTGTATCAAGATCAATAATAGATCAGAAATGGAGACCCCCGTCTGAAGACTGGGTGAAGTGTAACACTGATGGTGCTTGGAATGGGGTGGAGAATCAAAGTGGCACGGGATGGGTACTCAGAGATAAGGAGGGATCAGTCAAATGGATAGGAGCACAAGCCATTCGCAGAGCTAAATCTGCTATAGAGGTCGAATTGGAGGCAATTAGAAGGGCACTTGTCATGCTGTCTCGCCTGAACTATGATCGCATCATCGTCGAATCAGACTCCTTAGGCGCAGTTAACTTGCTAAATAATGAGGAAATCTGGCCGGTTTTTGCTCCAATGCTCCAAGACATCCATGATTTTTTCCGTTAG
- the LOC104723022 gene encoding pentatricopeptide repeat-containing protein At4g20090-like has protein sequence MPKCPFPIRISYFLNQSRILSSYPVKVKFSFTHLPFSSSVSVSPNPSTEAKNPSEAPISEQVFKSAPKMGSYKLGDSTLSSMIESYANSGDFASVEMLLSRVRLENRVISEHSFIVVFRAYGKAHLPEKAVDLFHRMVDEFHCKRSVKSFNSVLNVIINEGLYHRGLEFYDYVVNSNMNMNISPNGLSFNLVIKALCKLRFVDRAIEVFRGMPEKKCLPDGYTYCTLMDGLCKEERIDEAVLLLDEMQSEGCSPSPVTYNVLIDGLCKKGDLTRVTKLVDNMFLKGCVPNEVTYNTLIHGLCLKGKLDKAVSLLERMVSSKCIPNDVTYGTLINGLVKRRRASDAVRLLISMEERGYCLNQHIYSVLISGLFKEGKAEEAMTLWKKMAEKGCRPNVVVYSALVDGLCREGKPNEAKEILNGMISSGCLPNAYTYSSLMKGYFKVGLSEEAIQVWREMDKTGCSRNEFCYSVLMDGLCGVGRVDDAMMVWSKMLTIGIKPDTVAYSSMIKGLCGIGSMDAALKLYHEMLCQEEPKSQPDVVTYNILLDGLCMQKDVSRAVDLLNCMLDRGCDPDVITCNIFLNTLSEKSDSCEEGRSFLEELVVRLLKHQRVLGTCKIVEVMLGKYLAPKTSTWALIVPEICKPKKINAAIDKCWRNLYT, from the exons ATGCCCAAATGCCCATTCCCAATCCGTATCAGCTACTTCCTCAACCAAAGTCGAATCCTTTCGAGTTACCCAGTTAAGGTTAAGTTCTCTTTTACTCATCtccccttctcttcttctgtttctgtttctcctaACCCATCAACGGAAGCCAAGAATCCATCGGAAGCTCCAATCTCGGAGCAGGTGTTTAAATCGGCTCCCAAAATGGGTTCTTACAAGTTGGGTGATTCCACTTTATCTTCAATGATTGAGAGTTACGCCAATTCTGGTGATTTTGCTTCGGTGGAGATGCTTTTGAGTCGAGTTAGATTAGAGAACAGAGTCATTAGTGAGCATAGTTTCATTGTCGTCTTTAGAGCTTATGGGAAAGCACATTTGCCTGAGAAAGCTGTAGACTTGTTTCATAGAATGGTTGATGAGTTTCACTGCAAACGTAGTGTTAAGTCCTTTAACTCTGTCCTGAATGTGATTATAAACGAGGGTCTTTATCACCGTGGATtggagttttatgattacgttGTGAATTCCAACATGAACATGAACATTTCTCCTAATGGTTTGAGTTTTAATCTGGTCATTAAGGCTCTCTGCAAGTTACGGTTTGTGGACAGGGCGATTGAGGTGTTCAGGGGAATGCCTGAGAAAAAGTGTTTGCCTGATGGTTATACGTATTGTACATTGATGGATGGATTGTGTAAGGAGGAAAGGATTGATGAAGCGGTTCTACTGTTGGATGAGATGCAGAGCGAGGGATGTTCACCAAGTCCGGTTACATATAATGTGTTGATTGATGGATTGTGCAAGAAAGGGGATTTGACACGGGTGACAAAGCTTGTGGATAATATGTTTCTGAAAGGTTGTGTTCCTAATGAGGTAACTTATAATACGCTTATTCATGGTCTATGTCTCAAGGGTAAATTGGATAAAGCTGTTAGTCTCTTAGAACGGATGGTGTCTAGCAAATGTATCCCAAATGATGTCACATATGGAACACTCATTAATGGGTTGGTTAAGCGAAGACGAGCAAGTGACGCGGTGAGGTTGTTGATCTCTATGGAAGAAAGAGGGTATTGTTTGAATCAGCATATTTATTCGGTTCTTATAAGTGGGTTGTTTAAAGAAGGCAAAGCTGAGGAGGCTATGACCTTGTGGAAGAAAATGGCGGAGAAAGGTTGCCGGCCCAATGTTGTTGTGTATAGTGCTCTTGTAGATGGTTTATGCCGTGAAGGGAAACCAAATGAAGCTAAAGAGATACTTAATGGAATGATAAGTAGTGGCTGCTTGCCTAATGCGTACACGTATAGCTCTTTGATGAAAGGATATTTCAAAGTTGGTCTTAGTGAAGAAGCGATTCAAGTGTGGAGAGAGATGGATAAAACCGGATGTTCACGAAATGAGTTTTGTTATAGTGTTCTTATGGACGGTCTTTGTGGGGTTGGGAGAGTTGATGATGCTATGATGGTGTGGTCGAAGATGCTCACTATCGGGATCAAACCTGATACAGTAGCTTATAGCTCAATGATAAAAG GTCTTTGTGGTATTGGCTCAATGGATGCGGCATTAAAACTTTACCATGAGATGTTATGCCAAGAAGAACCCAAGTCACAACCTGATGTTGTTACTTACAATATACTTCTCGATGGCTTATGCATGCAGAAAGATGTCTCTAGAGCAGTTGATCTCTTGAACTGTATGTTAGATAGAGGTTGCGATCCTGATGTTATTACGTGTAACATCTTTTTGAATACTTTGAGCGAGAAGTCAGATTCTTGTGAAGAAGGGAGGAGTTTTCTAGAAGAACTTGTTGTGAGGCTCTTAAAGCATCAGAGAGTATTGGGCACTTGTAAGATTGTGGAAGTAATGCTGGGTAAGTATCTGGCACCGAAGACCTCCACTTGGGCGTTGATTGTTCCAGAGATCTGCAAACCAAAGAAGATCAATGCCGCCATTGATAAATGCTGGAGGAACCTATATACTTGA
- the LOC104723025 gene encoding FT-interacting protein 1-like, translated as MAANGTGNGNRNGNGNRNGDFSLKETSPKIGNGVGNGGEKLTSSFDLVEAMHFLYARIVRARALPANDSFIEVKIGSYKGRTKQSLNSNPNPEFHETFAFTKARLQGNILEVVVRNKDDSNDEEIVGRCKFDVAEIPTRVPPDSPLAPQWYRLEDRNGVKIEGEIMLSVWIGTQADEVFSEAWHSDSATVTGENVVNTRSKVYLSPRLWYLRVTLIEAQDLVLLHQNRTNPEILIKGFLGNVVVRSRISQTKSVNPVWNEDMMFVAVEPFEDSLVLSVEDKLGQKEECLGKCEIKLSQVERRVSPGPVPALWYNVEHVGENGEARRFAGRIHLRVSLDGGYHVLDESIQYSSDYRASAKLLWTPAIGVLELGVLNATGLMPMKSREGRGTTDAYCVAKYGTKWVRTRTIVDTFDPKWNEQYTWEVYDPYTVITIGVFDNLNLFGAGNENRLIKDSRIGKIRIRLSTLVTSKIYTHSYPLMVLKPDGVKKMGEIQLAVRFTTTSMIDMLQKYTEPLLPQMHYIFPLSIYQLDSLRHQATHILCIKLGRNEPALGRDVVEYMLDVGSNMWSLRRGRANFERLVAFFDGWIDAWKWFDEVCKWKSPATTVLIHVVFLFVVFLPKYCVVSLLLYCFVFGLYRFSLRSRHPPHMDIKLSKADSALPDELDEEFDAFPSAKSGDVLKKRYDRLRGIAGRMMIVLGDLATQGERVKSLLSWRDPRATSLFLAFCLVGCGVICFVSMKLLLTFLAFYVMRHPRSRVFNIPSIPQNFFRRLPSRADSIL; from the coding sequence ATGGCGGCGAACGGTACCGGAAACGGGAACAGAAATGGTAACGGTAACAGAAATGGAGATTTCTCATTGAAAGAGACAAGTCCCAAAATCGGAAATGGTGTTGGTAACGGCGGCGAGAAGCTGACGTCATCGTTCGATCTCGTGGAGGCGATGCATTTCCTCTACGCTAGAATCGTCCGTGCTCGAGCCTTACCGGCCAACGACTCCTTCATCGAAGTCAAGATCGGAAGCTACAAAGGGAGAACAAAGCAGAGCTTaaactcaaaccctaaccctgaGTTTCACGAAACCTTCGCCTTCACGAAAGCTCGTCTCCAAGGGAACATCTTAGAAGTGGTCGTACGAAACAAAGATGACTCAAACGACGAGGAGATTGTCGGGAGATGTAAGTTCGATGTGGCGGAGATTCCTACACGTGTTCCTCCTGATAGTCCATTGGCTCCTCAATGGTATAGATTGGAAGATAGAAACGGTGTCAAGATCGAAGGAGAGATTATGTTATCTGTTTGGATTGGGACGCAAGCTGATGAGGTTTTCTCGGAGGCTTGGCATTCGGATTCGGCGACGGTTACGGGAGAAAACGTGGTGAACACGCGCTCTAAGGTTTATCTTTCACCGAGGCTTTGGTACTTGAGAGTTACCCTAATCGAAGCTCAGGATTTGGTCCTGTTGCATCAGAACCGGACCAATCCAGAGATTCTAATTAAAGGGTTTCTTGGCAACGTTGTTGTGAGGAGTCGGATCTCGCAGACCAAGAGTGTGAATCCTGTGTGGAATGAGGATATGATGTTTGTAGCGGTTGAGCCGTTTGAGGACAGTTTGGTACTTAGCGTGGAAGATAAGCTAGGGCAGAAAGAAGAGTGTTTAGGAAAGTGTGAGATAAAGTTATCTCAGGTTGAGAGGAGGGTGTCTCCTGGTCCAGTGCCGGCATTATGGTACAACGTGGAACACGTTGGTGAGAATGGAGAAGCGAGGAGATTTGCTGGGAGGATTCACTTGAGGGTTTCTTTAGACGGAGGTTATCACGTTCTTGATGAATCGATTCAGTATAGCAGCGATTACAGAGCTTCTGCTAAGCTTCTATGGACTCCGGCTATTGGTGTGTTGGAGCTAGGCGTGTTAAACGCTACAGGTCTAATGCCGATGAAGTCACGAGAAGGTCGAGGCACTACCGATGCGTATTGCGTTGCGAAATATGGAACAAAATGGGTGAGAACGAGGACTATTGTAGACACCTTTGATCCAAAGTGGAACGAGCAGTATACTTGGGAAGTCTATGATCCTTACACGGTGATAACAATTGGTGTTTTCGATAATCTGAATTTATTTGGTGCTGGTAACGAGAACCGTCTGATCAAAGATTCGAGGATTGGGAAGATCAGGATACGTCTATCGACCCTTGTAACATCGAAGATCTACACACATTCTTATCCTTTAATGGTTTTGAAACCAGATGGGGTTAAGAAAATGGGGGAGATTCAGCTTGCGGTTAGGTTCACCACGACTTCTATGATCGATATGCTTCAGAAATACACAGAGCCGTTGCTTCCACAAATGCATTACATATTTCCATTGTCTATTTACCAACTAGACAGCCTTAGACATCAAGCTACTCACATTCTATGCATCAAGCTCGGGCGCAATGAGCCAGCACTTGGAAGAGATGTTGTTGAGTATATGCTCGATGTGGGATCAAACATGTGGAGtctaagaagaggaagagcgAATTTCGAACGTCTTGTTGCTTTTTTCGATGGCTGGATCGATGCTTGGAAATGGTTTGATGAGGTTTGCAAATGGAAAAGCCCGGCCACGACGGTTTTGATCCATGTCGTTTTCTTGTTCGTTGTTTTTCTCCCTAAGTACTGCGTGGTCTCGTTGCTACTATACTGCTTTGTGTTTGGGTTATACAGGTTCAGTTTGAGATCGAGACATCCTCCACACATGGATATAAAGCTGTCTAAAGCTGATTCGGCTTTGCCTGATGAGCTAGACGAGGAGTTTGATGCGTTTCCAAGCGCGAAATCTGGAGATGTGCTGAAGAAAAGGTATGATAGGTTGCGTGGGATAGCAGGGAGGATGATGATTGTGTTGGGAGATTTGGCTACACAAGGAGAAAGAGTGAAAAGTTTGTTGAGTTGGAGGGATCCAAGAGCAACATCTCTGTTCTTAGCCTTCTGTCTTGTTGGCTGTGGAGTGATTTGTTTCGTCTCCATGAAGTTACTGCTCACGTTTCTTGCTTTCTACGTCATGAGACATCCTAGGAGTAGGGTTTTCAATATACCTTCTATTCCTCAGAACTTTTTTAGGAGATTACCATCAAGAGCTGATAGCATCTTGTGA
- the LOC104723024 gene encoding allantoate deiminase-like isoform X1: protein MAVPHPSPSSSSSSSSRSHHFLSHVHHTSFHHHNHHHHHPSLVLFWCLVFSLLSPLALSSSSSSSSSSSSSSSASSSSSSSQISLGIGETEGTKHDLHQTILRDESVARLHELGQVSDAVAHLERTFMSPASVRAIDLLRGWMEDAGLSTWVDYMGNLHGRVEPKNGSSQALLIGSHMDTVIDAGKYDGSLGIISAISALKVLKVNGKLAELKRPVEVIAFSDEEGVRFQCTFLGSAALAGIMPVSRLEVTDKSGISVQDALKENDIDITVENLMQLKYDPASVWGYVEVHIEQGPVLEWVGYPLGVVKGIAGQTRLKVTVKGSQGHAGTVPMSMRQDPMTGAAELIVLLESVCKNPKDYLSCNGQCNENTIESLANSLVCTVGEISTWPSASNVIPGQVTFTVDLRTIDDVGRNAILHDLSTRMYKICDKRSLLCSIERKHDADAVMSDPHLSSQLKSAAQSALKKMTGEVQDEVPVLMSGAGHDAMAMSYLTKVGMLFVRCRGGISHSPAEHVLDDDVGAVGLAILEFLESQM, encoded by the exons tcatcatccttcgCTTGTGCTATTCTGGTGTCTCGTGTTTTCTCTGTTATCTCCTCTCgctctctcctcctcttcctcttcatcgtcatcgtcttcttcctcctcctctgcctcgtcttcgtcgtcgtcttctcaaatctctctcG GAATCGGTGAAACCGAAGGGACGAAGCACGATCTGCATCAGACGATCCTAAGAGACGAATCTGTTGCAAGGTTACACGAGCTTGGACAG GTGAGTGATGCAGTTGCCCACCTAGAAAGAACTTTTATGAGTCCAGCATCCGTAAGAGCAATAGATCTTCTCCGGGGGTGGATGGAAGATGCCGGTTTATCAAC atGGGTTGATTACATGGGTAATTTACATGGTCGAGTAGAACCAAAGAATGGAAGCTCACAAGCTCTTCTAATTGGTTCCCATATG GACACTGTTATTGATGCTGGTAAATATGATGGCTCACTAGGCATCATTTCTGCAATCTCCGCATTAAAGGTTCTGAAAGTAAATGGCAAATTGGCTGAACTAAAGCGACCTGTTGAG GTGATTGCATTTAGTGATGAGGAAGGAGTGAGGTTTCAGTGTACCTTCCTAGGCAGTGCTGCTCTGGCTGGAATCATGCCAGTTTCTCGGTTGGAGGTTACTGATAAAAG TGGTATTTCTGTGCAAGATGCTCTTAAAGAGAATGACATAGACATAACAGTGGAAAATTTAATGCAGCTGAAGTATGATCCTGCATCTGTTTGGGGATATGTTGAG GTTCACATCGAGCAAGGGCCGGTGCTTGAATGGGTTGGTTATCCTCTAGGAGTAGTAAAAGGAATTGCAGGGCAGACAAGACTCAAG GTTACTGTAAAAGGATCTCAAGGACATGCTGGAACAGTTCCAATGTCAATGCGTCAGGACCCTATGACTGGTGCCGCGGAACTGATTGTACTATTGGAAAGTGTTTgcaaaaaccctaaagattACTTATCTTGCAACGGTCAATGCAATGAGAACACAATAGAATCACTTGCTAATTCACTTGTTTGTACTGTTGGGGAGATCTCGACATGGCCAAGTGCTAGCAATGTTATCCCAGGCCAG GTAACTTTCACTGTGGATTTACGTACGATAGATGATGTAGGACGCAATGCTATTCTCCATGACTTATCAACTAGGATGTACAAGATATGTGACAAAAGATCGCTTTTGTGCTCCATTGAAAGAAAG CACGATGCGGACGCAGTAATGTCAGATCCGCATTTGAGTTCACAGCTGAAATCGGCAGCTCAGAGTGCCCTTAAGAAGATGACAGGAGAGGTCCAAGACGAGGTCCCCGTGCTAATGAGCGGAGCAGGACATGATGCTATGGCTATGTCTTACTTAACTAAG GTGGGAATGTTGTTCGTCCGCTGTCGTGGAGGAATAAGTCATTCCCCGGCTGAACATGTGTTGGATGACGATGTTGGTGCAGTCGGTTTGGCCATCTTGGAGTTTCTAGAGTCTCAAATGTAA
- the LOC104723024 gene encoding allantoate deiminase-like isoform X2 yields MAVPHPSPSSSSSSSSRSHHFLSHVHHTSFHHHNHHHHHPSLVLFWCLVFSLLSPLALSSSSSSSSSSSSSSSASSSSSSSQISLGIGETEGTKHDLHQTILRDESVARLHELGQVSDAVAHLERTFMSPASVRAIDLLRGWMEDAGLSTWVDYMGNLHGRVEPKNGSSQALLIGSHMDTVIDAGKYDGSLGIISAISALKVLKVNGKLAELKRPVEVIAFSDEEGVRFQCTFLGSAALAGIMPVSRLEVTDKSGISVQDALKENDIDITVENLMQLKYDPASVWGYVEVHIEQGPVLEWVGYPLGVVKGIAGQTRLKVTVKGSQGHAGTVPMSMRQDPMTGAAELIVLLESVCKNPKDYLSCNGQCNENTIESLANSLVCTVGEISTWPSASNVIPGQDAMLFSMTYQLGCTRYVTKDRFCAPLKESTMRTQ; encoded by the exons tcatcatccttcgCTTGTGCTATTCTGGTGTCTCGTGTTTTCTCTGTTATCTCCTCTCgctctctcctcctcttcctcttcatcgtcatcgtcttcttcctcctcctctgcctcgtcttcgtcgtcgtcttctcaaatctctctcG GAATCGGTGAAACCGAAGGGACGAAGCACGATCTGCATCAGACGATCCTAAGAGACGAATCTGTTGCAAGGTTACACGAGCTTGGACAG GTGAGTGATGCAGTTGCCCACCTAGAAAGAACTTTTATGAGTCCAGCATCCGTAAGAGCAATAGATCTTCTCCGGGGGTGGATGGAAGATGCCGGTTTATCAAC atGGGTTGATTACATGGGTAATTTACATGGTCGAGTAGAACCAAAGAATGGAAGCTCACAAGCTCTTCTAATTGGTTCCCATATG GACACTGTTATTGATGCTGGTAAATATGATGGCTCACTAGGCATCATTTCTGCAATCTCCGCATTAAAGGTTCTGAAAGTAAATGGCAAATTGGCTGAACTAAAGCGACCTGTTGAG GTGATTGCATTTAGTGATGAGGAAGGAGTGAGGTTTCAGTGTACCTTCCTAGGCAGTGCTGCTCTGGCTGGAATCATGCCAGTTTCTCGGTTGGAGGTTACTGATAAAAG TGGTATTTCTGTGCAAGATGCTCTTAAAGAGAATGACATAGACATAACAGTGGAAAATTTAATGCAGCTGAAGTATGATCCTGCATCTGTTTGGGGATATGTTGAG GTTCACATCGAGCAAGGGCCGGTGCTTGAATGGGTTGGTTATCCTCTAGGAGTAGTAAAAGGAATTGCAGGGCAGACAAGACTCAAG GTTACTGTAAAAGGATCTCAAGGACATGCTGGAACAGTTCCAATGTCAATGCGTCAGGACCCTATGACTGGTGCCGCGGAACTGATTGTACTATTGGAAAGTGTTTgcaaaaaccctaaagattACTTATCTTGCAACGGTCAATGCAATGAGAACACAATAGAATCACTTGCTAATTCACTTGTTTGTACTGTTGGGGAGATCTCGACATGGCCAAGTGCTAGCAATGTTATCCCAGGCCAG GACGCAATGCTATTCTCCATGACTTATCAACTAGGATGTACAAGATATGTGACAAAAGATCGCTTTTGTGCTCCATTGAAAGAAAG CACGATGCGGACGCAGTAA